In one Pungitius pungitius chromosome 13, fPunPun2.1, whole genome shotgun sequence genomic region, the following are encoded:
- the LOC119214215 gene encoding D(1)-like dopamine receptor → MENYTTTWSNFTQDLSELGGTGAEGEEGDGGGGASGGVRVLVGCVLFLLIVSTLLGNTLVCAAVVRFRHLRSKVTNFFVISLAVSDLFVAVLVMPWEAITQVTGTWLFGRFCGVWIAFDIMCSTASILNLCIISVDRYWAIASPFKYERKMTHRVAFVMIGVAWSLSILISFIPVQLNWHQVGEEGGEAMGEVMEMMAAGGRNFTNSSNLNASAAARSCVANLNKTYAISSSLISFYIPVVIMIATYTRIYRIAQTQIRRITSLERAAEQAQNQGYGGNRNQQHQQQHRPNEEASLKSSFKKETKVLKTLSIIMGVFVFCWLPFFVLNCTVPFCDPPCVSDTTFAVFVWFGWANSSLNPVIYAFNADFRRAFATILGCNQMCSSNAVEAVNFSDELVSYHHDTTLHKETLVPAQPPPQQPAQQCSVNVVSDRLEDTSPQFDEESIISNGSRSRSARLPLLPATVQLEDDPEVSLETITPFTSAMGLESDALLPGQIQQDE, encoded by the coding sequence ATGGAGAACTACACCACGACTTGGAGTAATTTCACCCAGGACCTGTCGGAGCTGGGCGGGACGGGCGccgagggagaggagggcgacggcggcggcggagcgAGCGGTGGAGTGCGCGTCCTCGTGGGCTGCGTCCTCTTCCTGCTCATCGTGTCCACGCTGCTCGGGAACACGCTGGTGTGCGCCGCCGTGGTCCGGTTCCGCCACCTGCGCTCCAAGGTCACCAACTTCTTCGTCATCTCCCTGGCCGTGTCCGACCTGTTCGTGGCCGTGCTGGTGATGCCCTGGGAGGCCATCACGCAGGTGACGGGCACGTGGCTGTTCGGGCGCTTTTGTGGGGTCTGGATCGCCTTCGACATCATGTGCTCCACAGCCTCCATCCTGAACCTGTGCATCATCAGCGTGGACCGCTACTGGGCCATCGCCAGCCCGTTCAAGTACGAGCGCAAGATGACTCACCGCGTGGCCTTCGTGATGATCGGGGTGGCGTGGTCGCTGTCCATCCTGATCTCCTTCATCCCCGTGCAGCTCAACTGGCATCAGGTCGGCGAGGAGGGTGGAGAGGCAATGGGGGAAGTGATGGAGATGATGGCGGCCGGCGGCAGGAATTTCACCAACAGCAGCAACCTCAACGCCAGCGCCGCCGCCAGGAGCTGTGTCGCCAACCTGAACAAGACCTacgccatctcctcctccctcatcaGCTTCTACATCCCCGTGGTGATCATGATCGCCACCTACACCCGGATCTACAGGATCGCCCAGACCCAAATACGCCGCATCACGTCTTTGGAGAGAGCGGCGGAGCAGGCGCAGAACCAAGGCTACGGGGGGAACCGgaaccagcagcaccagcagcagcacaggcCCAACGAGGAAGCCTCGCTGAAGTCCTCCTTCAAGAAGGAAACCAAAGTCCTGAAGACCCTCTCCATCATCATGGGGGTGTTTGTCTTCTGCTGGCTGCCGTTCTTCGTCCTCAACTGCACGGTGCCGTTCTGCGACCCGCCCTGCGTCAGCGACACCACCTTCGCCGTCTTCGTCTGGTTCGGCTGGGCCAACTCCTCCCTCAACCCGGTCATTTACGCGTTCAACGCCGACTTCCGCCGGGCTTTCGCCACCATCCTGGGCTGCAACCAGATGTGCTCCAGCAACGCCGTGGAGGCCGTGAACTTCAGCGACGAGCTGGTCTCCTACCACCACGACACGACGCTCCACAAGGAGACGCTGGTGCCCGcgcagccgccgccgcagcagccGGCGCAGCAGTGCTCCGTCAACGTCGTGTCGGATCGACTGGAGGACACAAGCCCCCAGTTTGACGAGGAGTCGATCATCTCCAACGGCTCCCGGAGCCGGAGCGCCAGGCTGCCGCTGCTGCCCGCCACCGTCCAGCTGGAGGATGACCCGGAGGTCTCCTTGGAAACGATCACGCCGTTCACCTCGGCGATGGGGCTGGAGAGTGACGCTCTATTGCCCGGACAAATCCAACAGGATGAATAG
- the fgfbp3 gene encoding fibroblast growth factor-binding protein 2 — protein MRVLPCSVLLLLLLLCLPATAEAKRQPGEGKPDKPRQPPPSPQPPAKRARNRSVPGSGELTTKEGHSCTWQTSGEGLVRLLVNCSADALGVQQRYWCRYAGKPDLCQAYGVKSSQYWKQLVGKLKKRQNACEGEKVLKAKTCKKAPAEAHMKLAQRSGDEERKGGKKRAPPAAKGSDAGKAPRRKNREEEEEEEEGAEQKKKKKKEEGEEDWMGFDEEGVVNDMAPVQTYCNGGWHSVCSFFVKFFEG, from the exons ATGAGAGTCCTGCCGTGCagcgtcctcctcctgctcctcctcctctgcctccccgcCACCGCCGAGGCCAAGCGCCAGCCCGGTGAGGGGAAGCCGGACAAACCCCGCCAGCCCCCGCCGTCCCCCCAACCCCCGGCCAAACGGGCTCGGAACCGCTCGGTGCCGGGCTCCGGGGAGCTGACCACCAAGGAGGGCCACAGCTGCACCTGGCAGACGTCCGGCGAGGGGCTGGTCCGCCTGCTGGTCAACTGCAGCGCCGACGCGCTGGGAGTCCAGCAGAG gtaCTGGTGCCGCTACGCCGGCAAACCCGACCTTTGCCAGGCCTACGGCGTGAAGTCCAGCCAGTACTGGAAGCAGCTGGTGGGGAAGCTGAAGAAGAGGCAGAACGCCTGCGAGGGAGAGAAAGTCCTGAAGGCCAAAACCTGCAAGAAGGCCCCCGCCGAGGCCCACATGAAGCTGGCCCAGCGCAGCGGggacgaggagaggaagggCGGGAAAAAGAGAGCGCCGCCGGCCGCCAAGGGCTCCGACGCGGGGAAGGCGCCGAGGAGGAagaacagggaggaggaggaggaggaggaggagggggcggagcagaagaagaagaagaagaaggaggagggggaggaggactggatGGGGTTCGACGAGGAGGGCGTGGTGAACGACATGGCGCCCGTGCAGACCTACTGCAACGGGGGGTGGCACTCCGTCTGCTCCTTCTTCGTCAAGTTCTTCGAGGGCtga